The Desmonostoc muscorum LEGE 12446 genome includes a region encoding these proteins:
- a CDS encoding helix-turn-helix domain-containing protein, which yields MTLTFDQAAYSNLLAEVAPKLIETEEEYERILKVAERLTFAKNRTLEERTLHKLLVNLIEAYEAQNYPMNVSAPHEILQHIMEASGTRQADLVGVIGSSGVVSEVVNGKRSISKAQAKILGDYFKVSPTLFI from the coding sequence ATGACCCTTACTTTTGACCAGGCTGCTTATAGCAATCTGCTAGCTGAAGTAGCTCCCAAATTGATTGAAACGGAAGAGGAATACGAACGCATATTAAAAGTTGCAGAGCGTCTAACTTTTGCGAAAAATCGTACTCTTGAGGAGCGAACTTTACACAAGTTGCTAGTGAACCTAATTGAAGCATATGAAGCACAGAATTACCCAATGAATGTGTCTGCGCCTCATGAGATACTTCAACACATTATGGAAGCAAGTGGAACTCGTCAAGCTGACTTGGTAGGGGTTATTGGATCGAGCGGTGTGGTGTCTGAAGTAGTAAATGGTAAACGTTCAATTAGTAAAGCACAAGCCAAAATACTTGGTGATTACTTCAAAGTTTCACCTACCTTATTCATCTAA